CACGTGTCTTTTCACATCCAGCATCGCGGTTCGGACGTACAGATTCGTGAAGGTCGAAGGCGTTTCCTCCGTCCCTTCCCCTTGCACCCATACCGAGAGAAATTTGTCCAAGACCAGTCCTGCACTGTCCAGCGCCGGTTCGGTATCATGAAACAGCTCGTTTTCGGATTCGGTTAACGGAGTCGATTCCGTGGCGCGAAAGAGAAAATTCTTTTTCCACATCCTGCGTGTGACGTCCTGAGAATTCTCGTCAGAATCCGTTCACCCTGACCTGTCGAAGGCCGCTCGACTTCGGCCATTCCTTTCATGGTTCGACGAGCTCACCATGAACGCATCCATCGGGACACTGCGCTTGCTTCACTTCAACGTCCTTGCAGGCGGCATAGTGGCGACGAGCTGGATCAAAGTCAAGTAACCCCGCTTCGAGTCGGCACTCCTTTTTAACAGGGGCGTTGCATGAATCCTATTCAGCGTTGCTGTCTCTCACGTCCAGACGTAGCCTTGACAAGCAGCGTATGCCTTTGCTACGTTCAAAATTCTTTAATCTCTAAGCCAACTTGGGAGAATCCGTGCAGGTCAAGATCAATGGAAAGCCCGAAGAGATCCAAAACGGAACCGTGCTCGATTTGCTAAAGACCAAGAACATCGAACCGCAGATGGTCGCCGTCGAGATCAACGACAAGGTGTTGGATCGTGACCATCTTGCCACGACCCACCTCAATGAAGGAGACCACGTGGAGTTCCTCTTTTACATGGGAGGGGGTCGGTGAGCACAATGCCGCACAAAGATATCACCGAACTGATCGGCAAGACCCCGCTTGTCCGCTTGAACCGTCTGTCGAAACCTGGTTCGGCGACGATTTACGGAAAAGTCGAGTTTTTCAACCCCGGCGGCAGCGTCAAGGATCGAATCTGCCTCAACATGATCAACGAGGCGGAACGCCAAGGCAAGCTCAAGCCGGGCGGGACCATCGTTGAGCCGACCAGCGGAAACACAGGTATCGGGCTGGCGTTGGTCGCGGCAGTGCGCGGATACAAACTGATCCTCGTGATGCCGGAAAGCATGAGCATGGAACGGGCGAGCTTGCTGTCGTCGTATGGAGCGCAGCTGGTGCTGACACCAGCCTGGGAGGGCATGAAAGGATCCATTAAGGAAGCGGAAAGTATCCTGGCCCAGAACCCGTCGTACTTTATGCCCGATCAATTCTCGAACCCGGCCAACCCTGCGATGCATAAGATGACGACGGCATTGGAAATTTGGGACGCGCTCGAAGGAAAAATCGATGCCTTTGTGGCCGCCGTCGGAACCGGCGGGACCATCACGGGATGCGGTGAAGTCTTCAAGGAACGGAATCCCCAGGTCAACGTGATCGCGGTCGAGCCGGCGACCTCCCCGGTCTTGTCCGGCGGCGATCCGGGCCCGCATAAGATTCAGGGAATCGGCGCGGGTTTCATTCCCAAGGTTCTCAATCGTAAGATTCTCGACCGCGTCATCACCGTAACGGATGACGAGGCCTATCAGACCGCGAAACAGCTTTCGAAAAAAGAAGGCCTGCTGGTGGGCATTTCCGCCGGCGCCAATGTATTCGCCGCCCAAAAGATCGCCGACGAGTTGGGACCCGGCAAGAACGTCGTCACGATCCTGTGCGACACGGGCGAGCGCTACATCAGTATCGAGAAATATTTCAATATCTGATCGTCAGCCAACTTAGGAGGGATGCTCAAAACGGCATGGTCGCCAGCGAGGCCGCAGGCAAGGCGCACGGCGCGATAAAGAAAGAGCGCCAAGTCTGTGCGCGCCGGCGAGACGGTAAGCCGGCAGTGTCTTTGTTCATTTTCAGCATTCCCGATTGACATGGACTTCACCGAAGAACAGATCAACCGCTACAGCCGACATATCCTGTTGCCTGAGGTCGGCGGCAAGGGACAGAAGAAGATCGCCAAGTCCCGGATTCTTCTCGTCGGTGCCGGAGGTCTCGGCTCGCCGGCCGCGCTGTATCTGGCGGCAGCAGGTGTCGGCACGATTGGGTTGATCGACAGCGATGTCGTGGACCTGACCAATCTCCAACGCCAAGTGCTCCATCATACCCCTGACGTGGGACGCCCCAAGGTGCTGTCAGGGAAGGAAAAGATCCAGGCTTTGAACCCTGATGTCTCGGTATCGATGTATGAAGAGCGGCTCACGGCGGGCAATGCGCTCAAGATCTTCGGCGACTACGATGTGGTGATCGACGGGGTCGATAATTTCCCGGCGAAGTTCTTGATCAACGACGCCTGTTTCTTCGCCGGCAAGCCGCTGGTCCATGGCGGCATTCTGCGATTCGACGGCCGTGTCACGACCATCATTCCGAAGAAATCGGCTTGCTATCGTTGCGTGTTCAAAGCCCCTCCGCCGCCCGGTTTGGTGGCATCCTGCCAGGAGGCCGGCGTGATCGGGGTCTTGGCCGGCATTATCGGGACGATTCAGGCGACGGAAGCCTTGAAGCTGGTCCTCGGAATCGGACGGCCGCTGACGGACCGGCTGCTCGATTTCGATGCACGCAAAACCCAATTTCGAGAAATCAAAGTCCGCCGTAATCCGAAGTGTGCGCTCTGCGGCGAACATCCCACGATTACCGAACTGTTCGACGATGGGGACCCCTATGCCGGATGTTCCGTGCGTCCATCCGCATAGGATTTGAGAAGGTGGTGCGACGATGAGCAAAATGAAAGCGCTGGTGTGCCGGGAGTGCGGCAAGGAATACGCCACGAAGGCGATCCACGTCTGCGAAATGTGCTTCGGTCCACTCGAAGTGAAGTACAACTACGACGAGATCAAACAGACAATTTCGCGGAAGAAGATCGCGGATGGGCCACACAGCATGTGGCGGTACCTCGACCTGCTGCCGGTCGAAGGCACGAACTTCGTGGGACCGCATGCCGGATTCACCCCGCTCGTCAGGGCGAAAAACCTGGGTGCGTATCTTGGGCTCGACGAGCTCTACATTAAAAACGACACGGTCAACCATCCGACCCTGTCGTTCAAAGATCGCGTCGTCGCCGTGGCCCTCACGCGCGCACGAGAGCTCGGCTTCGAAACGGTCGCTTGTGCGTCCACCGGCAACTTGGCAAATTCCGTGTCGGCTCACGCCGCCTCCGCCAATCTGCATTGCTACGTCTTCATCCCTGGAGACCTGGAAGCCGCAAAAGTGCTCGGTAATCTGATCTACAAACCGCACGTCGTCGAGGTGGAAGGCAACTATGACGATGTCAATCGGCTCTGCAGCGAGATTGCCGGGGAACATGGCTGGGCGTTCGTGAATATCAACATCCGTCCCTACTATGCGGAAGGCTCCAAGACCCTTGCCTTTGAGACCGTGGAACAACTGGGGTGGAAAACACCCGATCAAGTCGTCATCCCGATGGCGTCAGGCTCCCTTTTGACCAAGATTTGGAAGGGCCTGCACGAGATGAAGTATGTGGGATTGATCGACGAAGTCCGCACGAAGATCAATGGCGCCCAGGCGGAAGGCTGCTCGCCGATCTCCACCGCATTCAAGGCGGGGCGCGACTTCTTCAAGCCCGTCAAGCCGAAGACGATCGCCAAATCGCTCGCCATCGGCAACCCGGCCGATGGGTACTACGCGCTCAAGGCGACCGGCGAGAGCCATGGTTCCATGGACATGGTGACGGACGAAGAAGTGGTGGAAGGCATCCAGCTGCTGGCCCAAACCGAAGGCATCTTCGCGGAAACAGCCGGAGGTGTCACGATCGGCGTGCTCAAAAAGCTTGTCAAACAAGGGGTCATCAAGAAAAACGAGGTGACGGTCGCCTATATCACGGGCAACGGATTGAAAACGCAGGAAGCGGTCATCGATGCCGTCGGACGGCCGACCCGTATTCAACCCAGCCTCGTCGCGTTTGAAAAAACGTTTAAAATGGGAAAGAACGGTGGTGGTGACGCATGATTAAAGTTCGCATTCCGACTCCGCTTCGTCCCTTGACCAAAGGCCTGGGCGAGGTCGAGACCAAAGCCGGCAGCGTCGTGGAGATGATCGAAGCGTTGAACAGCGCTCATCCCGGCATGAAGGATCGTCTCTGCGATGAAAGCGGAGAGCTCCGTCGCTTCGTGAACATATACGTCAACGAAGAAGACATCCGTTTTCTCAAGGGGAAAGACACGTCTCTCAAGGACGGCGATGAGGTTTCCATCGTCCCGGCGATCGCGGGAGGGTAACCATGGCACACTTACGGTTCCATATTCGATTTCCCGAAGACAAGATTCGTGAACCGATTATTTATCAGATCGGGCGCGAGTATAACGTCGTGACCGATGTCAGACGAGCCGATGTCCGCGAGACGACCGGATGGGCCGACCTGGAACTCTCCGGCGATACCGCGGAAATCGAACGGGCCGTCGCGGGGCTGCGCGCCAAAGGTTGTGTTGTCGATCCGATCGAACTCAACGTGGTTGAATAACGATGGATTTGTCCGAATCGGAAATTCAACGTTACAGCCGCCACATCATTCTTCAGGATGTGGGCGGCAAAGGCCAACTCAAGCTCAAACGGGCCAAAGTCCTGCTCATCGGTGCGGGTGGGTTGGGCTCTCCAGCCGGTCTGTATCTCGCCGCCGCCGGCATCGGGACGATCGGCTTGGTCGACGGGGATGTCGTGGATCTCTCGAACCTCCAACGACAGATCATGCACTCGACTGCGACGCTCGGCCAGCCAAAGGTTGAATCCGGCCAAAAAACACTGTCGGCGATCAATCCTGAAATTACGATCAATGCCTATCATCAGTTGGTCGATGCCGAGAACATCCTCCCGCTCGTCTCACAATACGATATCGTGCTGGACGGATCGGATAACTTCACCACGCGGTTCTTGGTGAACGACGCCTGTTTCTTCGCCAAGAAAACATTGATCTCCGCCAGCATGTTCCGGTTCGAGGGGCAGTTGACGGCGATCAAGCCCCACCAAGGCTATCCCTGTTACCGATGCCTTTATCCCGAACCTCCGCCGGCCGGTCTGGTCCCGAATTGCCAGGAAGCCGGTGTGCTGGGCGTCCTTGCGGGCACGATGGGCATTCTACAGGCATCGGAAGCGATCAAAGAGATCCTCGGCATCGGAGAAACGATCGCGGATAAACTCTTGATCTACGATGCGCTGGAGATGAAATTCCGCAAAGTCAGTCGTCCTAAAGATCCGGCCTGTCCTCTGTGCGGCCCGAATCCCAAGATTAAGGATCTCAGTCTGGACTACACCGTTACCTGCACGATCTAACGTGACCGACCTCGTCATTCCCCGACATATCCTCGACGACATCATCGCCCATGCGAAGGAGTTGACTCCATACGAATGTTGCGGGCTGCTGGCTGGAACTAATGGCGTGGTCAGCCGCCTCTATCGCATTAAGAACATTGTCGCGATGGAAGGTGCGCAAAACCTCTCGTCCTTCGATTCCGCCAAGGCCGCGCATCTCGAGCGGCTCTCGCCGGCTGAGCGCGCGGAAATCGCTTTTGTCATGGACATGCAGGACTTTTCATCCGCCAAGAAGGACATGCGCAATAACGGACTCGATCTGCAAGTCGTCTATCACTCACACCCCCACGATCCGGCCCGTCCCTCGGTGACCGATATTAAAATCGCCACCGACTACGAAGAAATTTGGCCTAAGATCAACCTGCCCCTTCCCGCGTACCTCCTGGTTTCACTCATGAGCGCGGAACCGGACGTCAAAACCTATTGGATCCAATCCGGTCGTGTTTCTCCTGCCCACGTGCTCATCCGCTAAGCTGAATTTTTGCGGTTCACATCGTCGCCGGAATATAATAATGTTCTCCTGTAACCTGAATCGGGAACAGTGGACATGCCTGCTCGGCGACCACTCAGCTATGTCTTCATTTTTGCGCTGTCCGTGGCCGCTTTGCTGCCAATATCGGTCTTTGCCGAAGACCGCAGTTTTTACAGTCCGGTGATTTACATCGATAAGGAACAGAATCAAATCCTGATCTCTACGAGTGCAAGCGTGTTCTATGTTGAAGTGCCCGATGCGGCAAAGCCGCATATCGAGAAGCTTCCGCTTTCAGGCCTCGTGGATTTTGTTGTTGAGATGCGAGGTGAGGATAAGCGACCGCTGATTAAAACCTGGAAGGTCAAATCAGGCGAATCGACCTGCATGTACTTTAATGGGAAGGAGTGTAAATAAGGATGGGACCATGTCTTCAGCGGCGTTTTCCCCATCAGGGCTCATACACATCACTACGATGCCCGATCGTCAGCACCAGAACTATCACTTCTTTTTTTCTGATCTTGTAAAGAATACGCCAATCACCAACTCGGTAAGACCACCGGTCGCTCAGGAGCCCCGTCAGGCGTTTCCCCAATTCAGGATACTCTGAAAGGCGGACGATCGCCCGCCCAACCCGGTCTTTGACTGCTTTATCCAGTTTGGCAAGACGGTGTGCCGCTTCCTCTGTGTAGAGGATACGATACGTCATTTGAAGATGTCTTCGTGCTCGACCAATCGCTGGGCACGTTCATCCTCTTCCGCTTTCAACAGAGAAAGCATGAGCTTCTTATCTGCCAAAATCTCGAGCGTCTCGAGTTCTTCAGGAGACAAGAGAACAGCCGACGCAGCACCATTCTTGGTGATAATCACCCGTCCACGTTTTTTCTTGCGTAGGGAAGCCACCATTTCGGGCAAGTGCGCCCGCACATACGACACAGATGCGACCTTGGTCATAGTCGTACCCCTCCCCCCCATACTGTACATGATTGCGTACAAACTCACCAGAGAATTTTCGTGATGAGATGCGCAGCGAGGACGAACTTCCGTTGATCAAATCTAGAAGGTCAAATCAGGCGAGTCGACCTGCGCGTATTTCAATGGGAAGGAGTGAAATAACTCTCACTGTAACACCTCCCTACATAAGAAGAACCAAGAAGTAAGACAACACACCTATTGTCTCTCAATAAATTGAGAGACCGCTCTGGTCTCTGGCTTATGGCCCTGGAGATTCATACTGCGCCAACGATCAAACTCTGCCAGGCGCAAATCATTGGGTTGGCGCCAATCATCACTCCGGAAATATGTCCATGTGTACTCCTCAAGAAAATTAGCATCCAGAACAGTTACGAGATCATCAAGGTAACGATTCGTTAAACCATCCTTTACCCGCACTTCACGCCATAGATGTGCGCATCTCTTTCGAGCCTCAACTTCTTCCATAAACGTGTACTGATACGACGTTACCCCTGGATTCTGCTCAAAGAACTTTTTCTCCATCCAATGAGCACGTGATCCAGCATAGAATAACCATGGTGCAAGTATCTCCTTGGGCGTTGAGGGATCAACTACGATCTGGAATTTCGAGTCTGAAACTGAGCCGGTATGGCTTGTACATGCTAGGAGCGATGAGAAGAGGATACCTCCTAAAAGGTACCGATAGGACATCGGTAATTCTCCATTGCTGTTCAGGCCCTAAATTCCCCTTAGGATTCGCTGGCTCACAAAGAAAGCTAACGGGAATTCTGGAAAGAAGGAAAATTTAACTACGCTACTCCCCGCTGCCGGCCATGTCGTCGATGAGGGGACGATTGATGTCGGTGCAGCCGATGCAGATCGTATCGAAGAGCGCTTCGAAGTCGGCGACGAAGTTTTTCTCATCCGGAAGCTTTTCACTGACAACCTGGGCATAACAGGTTTCGCACAGCATCATCAGGCCCCGCGACACTCCGACCGTTTTTCTTCCCGCACTACCAGCCATACCGATTACACCGATCCTTTTTGGAGGGCCACGAAAAAATCTTCCGCTTCAAGATCGATTCCGCACTGCTGACATTCGTACGGAACGTCCGGTTCCGGCACGTTCAACGGAGTTCGGTCGATTCGCCCACGACAGACATGGTAGAACCGCCCGCGCGCATGTTCGTCATCCATCGGATCACTTTCGTACAGCAGGACCATTGATCAACCGTATCCCCTTGTTCGCTCTAAGCGAGTATACCGAGCTCCGCTTCGGACCCGCAACTACCCGAGTCAAGACATGCTGAGGTTGAAAACGACTACTGTCCCGCGCACTACACCTGAAACTGAGCTTCGTACAAGCCAGCGTAGACTCCGCCTCGACGGAGCAGTTCATCATGTCGGCCATTCTCCACTAACCGACCTTGATCGAGCACCACGATCCGGTCCACATCGTGAAGCGTGGAGAGTCGATGGGCAATGATAAACGTGGTTCGCCCCCTGGTGAGCTCGGTCAATGCTTCGCGGATTTTGACCTCCGTCTCCGTGTCGATATTGGATGTCGCCTCGTCAAAAATGACGATGGGCGGATCCTTCAACAGCACCCGGGCGATCGAGACCCGCTGCTTTTGTCCGACCGACAGTTTGACGCCCCGCTCCCCGATCCAGGTGTCATACCCTTCTGGCAACGCCGCGATGAACTCATGCGCCCGAGCGGCGCGTGCCGCCTGTTCCAGCCGAGACTGGTCTGCGTACAAATCACCGTACAGCAGATTGTCGCGAACCGTCCCGTTGAACAAGAAGGGTTCTTGTTGCACGAATCCGATCTGCTGCCGGAGGTATGCGATCGGTAGATCCCGGATATCCTTCCCATCGATGTAGATCGCTCCATCTGTGACATCGTAAAACCGCATCAGCAGCTTGAGCAATGTACTCTTTCCCGCTCCGCTCATCCCGACCAGTGCCACACGCTCACCTGCCGGCACAGTCGCTGAAAACCCTCTCAGTACTGGGACATCAGGTCGATAGCGGAAGTGGACTCGGTCGAATTGAACTTCACCCTGGGCACGATGGACCGGAGCAACTGCGCCGGGACGGTCCGCAACGTCCGGAACCGTATCCAGCACCTCAAAGACCCGCTCGCTCGCGGCGAGGGCATGTTGCAACATGTGATTGACCGAGTGGATTTGATTGATCGGCACGTAGAACATCGCCAAATAGGACAAAAACAAGACCAACTCGCCGAGCGTCAGACGGCCTTCCATGACTTCCCCGGCACCGTACCAAAGAATCAACACGGTCCCGAAGGCGCCGAGAAGAATCATTCCCGGCGAATACATCGACCATAAAACCATCGCCTTGAGATTCTTGTCGCTATAAGTCCGGCTCAGTCGGTCGAAACGTGCTTGCTCATGTCCCTGGCGGCCAAACCCCATCGTTTCCCTGATGCCGGACAAGGCATCTTGCAGATAGCCGTTCAGCTCAGCGGCGCTCTGTCTGGTCTCCCGATAATACCCATGGACCTTCGACGTAAACCAGCTCGCGGACAAGGCAAGCACCGGGATCGGCAAGAGCGAGAGGGCCGCCAGTTTCCAATTGAGCATGAACAAGAGTCCCGTGATCCCGATCAGCGTCAACGACGCCGTCAACATCCCTTCGAGTCCGTCAATGAAGATCCGCTCGACATGCTCCGTGTCGTTGGTCACCCGCGACATAATTTCCCCCGTCGACCGATTCTCAAAATAGGCGACGGACAAACGTTGGAGAGCGGAGAAGATATGCCGACGAAGATCGTGGACCACCGTCTGCTCAAGTTGATTATTCAGCCGGATCCTGAGCGAAGCAAACAGGTTCTTGAGCACATACGCGGCAATCAAGAGACCGATCGCCCATGGCAATACCGACGCTTGCTTCGCCTGAATCACGTCGTCGATGATGATCTTGATGACCCAGGGAGGCACCAGTTCCATTGCGGTCGCACAGGCCGCGCAGACAAGGGTCGTGATCGCGAGAGCGCGATGTGGCCGAAGATATCGCAGGACTCGAAAAAGAGGTTTCACAAGCGGTACAACAC
This DNA window, taken from Nitrospira sp. SG-bin1, encodes the following:
- a CDS encoding FeS-binding protein, whose product is MAHLRFHIRFPEDKIREPIIYQIGREYNVVTDVRRADVRETTGWADLELSGDTAEIERAVAGLRAKGCVVDPIELNVVE
- a CDS encoding cysteine synthase A, translated to MPHKDITELIGKTPLVRLNRLSKPGSATIYGKVEFFNPGGSVKDRICLNMINEAERQGKLKPGGTIVEPTSGNTGIGLALVAAVRGYKLILVMPESMSMERASLLSSYGAQLVLTPAWEGMKGSIKEAESILAQNPSYFMPDQFSNPANPAMHKMTTALEIWDALEGKIDAFVAAVGTGGTITGCGEVFKERNPQVNVIAVEPATSPVLSGGDPGPHKIQGIGAGFIPKVLNRKILDRVITVTDDEAYQTAKQLSKKEGLLVGISAGANVFAAQKIADELGPGKNVVTILCDTGERYISIEKYFNI
- a CDS encoding adenylyltransferase, giving the protein MDLSESEIQRYSRHIILQDVGGKGQLKLKRAKVLLIGAGGLGSPAGLYLAAAGIGTIGLVDGDVVDLSNLQRQIMHSTATLGQPKVESGQKTLSAINPEITINAYHQLVDAENILPLVSQYDIVLDGSDNFTTRFLVNDACFFAKKTLISASMFRFEGQLTAIKPHQGYPCYRCLYPEPPPAGLVPNCQEAGVLGVLAGTMGILQASEAIKEILGIGETIADKLLIYDALEMKFRKVSRPKDPACPLCGPNPKIKDLSLDYTVTCTI
- a CDS encoding threonine synthase (catalyzes the formation of L-threonine from O-phospho-L-homoserine) encodes the protein MSKMKALVCRECGKEYATKAIHVCEMCFGPLEVKYNYDEIKQTISRKKIADGPHSMWRYLDLLPVEGTNFVGPHAGFTPLVRAKNLGAYLGLDELYIKNDTVNHPTLSFKDRVVAVALTRARELGFETVACASTGNLANSVSAHAASANLHCYVFIPGDLEAAKVLGNLIYKPHVVEVEGNYDDVNRLCSEIAGEHGWAFVNINIRPYYAEGSKTLAFETVEQLGWKTPDQVVIPMASGSLLTKIWKGLHEMKYVGLIDEVRTKINGAQAEGCSPISTAFKAGRDFFKPVKPKTIAKSLAIGNPADGYYALKATGESHGSMDMVTDEEVVEGIQLLAQTEGIFAETAGGVTIGVLKKLVKQGVIKKNEVTVAYITGNGLKTQEAVIDAVGRPTRIQPSLVAFEKTFKMGKNGGGDA
- a CDS encoding adenylyltransferase, with protein sequence MDFTEEQINRYSRHILLPEVGGKGQKKIAKSRILLVGAGGLGSPAALYLAAAGVGTIGLIDSDVVDLTNLQRQVLHHTPDVGRPKVLSGKEKIQALNPDVSVSMYEERLTAGNALKIFGDYDVVIDGVDNFPAKFLINDACFFAGKPLVHGGILRFDGRVTTIIPKKSACYRCVFKAPPPPGLVASCQEAGVIGVLAGIIGTIQATEALKLVLGIGRPLTDRLLDFDARKTQFREIKVRRNPKCALCGEHPTITELFDDGDPYAGCSVRPSA
- a CDS encoding thiamine biosynthesis protein ThiS, translated to MQVKINGKPEEIQNGTVLDLLKTKNIEPQMVAVEINDKVLDRDHLATTHLNEGDHVEFLFYMGGGR
- a CDS encoding molybdopterin synthase sulfur carrier subunit, whose product is MIKVRIPTPLRPLTKGLGEVETKAGSVVEMIEALNSAHPGMKDRLCDESGELRRFVNIYVNEEDIRFLKGKDTSLKDGDEVSIVPAIAGG